A segment of the Superficieibacter sp. HKU1 genome:
CAGCTCTTTGTACGTCATCACGCCCAGGGCGTGTCGCTGACCGCCATCGGTCATCAGGTTCTGAAGGAGGCAAAGCTCATCCTGGAGCAGATGTTGAACCTTTATACGATTGCGTCGGAATCGATGAACAATGTGCGCGGCCCGCTGCGCGTGGGCTGTCTGGATACGCTGGCCCCGATGCTGACGCCGGAACTGGTGTTCGGCTTTGGCCGCGCGTTTCCCGGCGTGCGCATCACGCTGGTGGAGGGCAACCATGAACAGTTGCTGAAACAGTTGCGCACCGCCGATATCGACATCGCCCTGACCTATGATTTAGTTCCCGCCAGTGATATCACGTTCACTTCACTGGCGCAGCTGCCGCCGTACGTGATGGTGGGAGAGCATCATCCGCTGGCGACGCACCCGGCGGTGTCGATTCAGGATCTGGCGGCGATGCCGATGGTATTGCTCGATATGCCGTGGAGCCGGGAATATTTCCTTGGACTGTTTAGCGAGGCGGGCGTCACGCCGAATGTAGTGATGCGCTCCGGCAATATGGAAGTGGTACGGGCGATGGTGGCAAACGGCGTGGGGTTCGGTATCGCTAACGTGCGGCCAAAAGCGCATCTGTCCCAGGACGGTAAACGTCTGATCCGCGTCCGGCTGGCGGGGGTCAACCGGCCCATGCAGCTCGGTTACGCGACCGTCGCCCACACCCAGCACTCAATGGTGGTGAACGCCTTCGCCGAGCGCTGCCGTATGTTTATCTCCGACCAGTATATTCCCGGCATGGCCGCCCCGAGCTATTTCGATCCGCAGGTGGTGCGGGTGGCGTAACCCAGGCACGCGTTAATACCCCCGCGCCGGGAACACCTGGTGGGTCACCGGCTCCCCGCGTGCGGCGCGCTGGATATTTTCA
Coding sequences within it:
- a CDS encoding LysR substrate-binding domain-containing protein produces the protein MLSRITQRQLEYFVASGEAGSIIGASERIHVSSPSISAAITHIESELGVQLFVRHHAQGVSLTAIGHQVLKEAKLILEQMLNLYTIASESMNNVRGPLRVGCLDTLAPMLTPELVFGFGRAFPGVRITLVEGNHEQLLKQLRTADIDIALTYDLVPASDITFTSLAQLPPYVMVGEHHPLATHPAVSIQDLAAMPMVLLDMPWSREYFLGLFSEAGVTPNVVMRSGNMEVVRAMVANGVGFGIANVRPKAHLSQDGKRLIRVRLAGVNRPMQLGYATVAHTQHSMVVNAFAERCRMFISDQYIPGMAAPSYFDPQVVRVA